Genomic segment of Odontesthes bonariensis isolate fOdoBon6 chromosome 10, fOdoBon6.hap1, whole genome shotgun sequence:
TTTTGATCCCGGCTCAGCTGCACTTtctgttgatactttgtttttgcataataaatccagttttcttttgaaaagtccgcatccgtgtccttgcCCACACCACTCCCTGAcaatttgctgttatgaagtaacttagtagattttaacgatacactttcagagtaaagtttatgtagtacttctaggtttatgtacatacaactattaaacatttaaattgtatgaggaaacctaagtaaaacttactcttccccataattcatgtattacgttaataaaatgtttaattttatttaagaacctctagttcttactgaatcttaaaaatacaaggtagaaatgatgacagttactctaatagagattacttcaccaaaaagtcacttttttcagtgttgcTGTTGGCTCCGCCATtcaaaaagtgactttttctTAATGTTCTGACAATAAATGATCCACAAATGCCATTAAGGTGTCATGTGTTGGATTCAGTCCTTCTGATGACTGTCCCGGTGGTCCTTCTAGAAATAAATATCTATAAGAAGATAGATTTCATTGTCAGTTCAGGGAATATTTCTTCTCATTATCTCCGGATAAAACCAAAGAATAAAGACTCGGGATGCATAGAAATGGTGATTGCGTTTTATTAGATTTAAGTTAATGTTGGACAATCAGAAAACTATTGAAAGGCTGACGAATAcaatcacaaaaaaaagcagatatGAGTTGATGGGTAcaccaaaaagaacaaaaataaaatcacagaaGAAATCTTATGATGAGGATCACAATATAATTTTCGTAGATCAACATTGTTTTGAGTTAATTTCTCAGAAATAAACCGTATACTATACAAATGGATTCACTGATCTAAACCTTCATTTGCAtgtttactttatattttgcgatccataaagagagaaacaattaggtgtaaaatagaaaatgacacttaagtttcattgtgcaatcctttttttaaactatactttacattcaggtaaaataagtatcctgagcaaaacctttggtgaacagtactttacattaaggtcaaaaatgaataaatcttctgttctgttatactgtacaatacgttttagtaatatttatcattcaggtaaacaaacaaaaaagtcttctgcgtttgtatacaataattttggagcagaatgctttatattcaagaaaactcctcccatgttagatgaatattacagggatttcttgtcccgtccgaattggtcatttcttctccctggcgtcgtctggttaaccaacattaccatacgtcccccctttgaactagtcccgtccgaatagggcttaagaagTGAAATTAGTCTCCAAAAGTTATTGTTTAAATGGTTTGGTGTGGAACATGTGACCCAATTGAAAACATGCCAGAAACTGAGCCAATGCAATAACAAAGTTCCATTCTTAAACAATCCTCCATTTAATGGTCATGCTTTTTTGTATCATTATTGTTTGATAAGGCTGTTCAGTACCAGCATGCCATCACGGGGTAATTGTCTTTATAATTACCAATTTTCAAATATGCAGACAGTGTCTGAGATGCATAACGCTGTGTCACAGTGTGAATGTGTGTCATGGTGTCTGCATCATAGAAGGAGAGTTCTTGAGAAGAACAGTTCAGATATATCCCAATCTTCCCAATTTTTTTAGGACTGCCATGGAACAGTCCTTTAGATCCATTACCATCAAAGACTGTGTATGTGCTGCCATCATATTTCAAGAAATGTTTTTCTATCCCTATTTCCCAGTAAGTCTTTTGTCCAACATCTATCTCCCAGTAATGCTGCCCTGAGGTGAACTTATTTGAACTGAATGCAGAAGAATGTTTATCGTATTTTCTCGGAGTTCGATAATAGTTGTTATCGGAATATGTCTGTCTTTGATCATAGTTGTAAGAGTTGTAGGAGTGTGATGTTGGTTGTTGAACATACTGGTATTGCTGGCATTGCTCgcaagcagaaagcagacttcgcCCATCCACTGAAActgctgctggacctttggtcGTGAATTTGAGCTGTTCTGCTCGGGGCTGGATCACCTGAAGCATCTCCTTCCACACAAAGAACTGCAGGTGACTTTCATAAGGCATCAAAGAGAGAGAGGAGTTCACCACCTTGAAACTTGTTCCCCTGGGCCTAAATGCCCTTCTTGCAGTCTTCGCACTGTTTTCCTCAGCCCAGCTCTTTAAGAACTTCTCAGAATCAGTCATTTCCAGAACCAATTTCACCTTTTTATCCAACTCTGTACCCCCAGACAAAGTTGTTTCAATAGTTTCTAAGTTCTCACTCATTTTCTTGGCCTCGTCTTTCATTTTGAGTTTCAGCTCCTCCTTTATCTCATCTTCCCTCTTTTTCAGGAACTGGTGCATCTCCTTAAATTGGCTGCTAATTTGTGTCATCAGCTGCTGAAACTTTTCTTTGGATTTTGTTATTTCTTCATTCTGTGTGGTGGCTATTTTTTCTATAGAAACATTATCACAAGAaacttgttgcacaaacgcctCCAACTCTGCCTTCAGTGACACGGCAGCTTCTTTGACAGGTTTAAACTTGTGTCCTTCGTGCTTCGCCCCATCTCTGCATATGATGCAAACCAACTGCTGATCTGTGATGCAGAATAGTTTCAGCTTTTCTTCATGTTCAGGGCAAAACCACCCAGATACCTTTGAAATcagttaataaaaaatatgttaCAAGAGCAATAAACTCTCAAATAACAACATTCCTGCATATGAATGTGTGGAAAAAGGGATTGAAAAGATAAGGAAAACTTACCTCGTCTTTTCCAGATTCTCTCTTTAGCCTCTctgtttcttttgctttttcagCAAGACTTTTCAGGATGTGATTGGTTGTCAGATGGAAATGTCCCATCTGTGTAGGGACAGGTGTCCGGCATTGTGGACACTGTTGCTGTGAGCTCAAAGAAAGTGTGATGCATTCCCTGCAGAAAGAGTGTCCACAAAAGAGGATCACAGGATCACTGAAGATAGCCAGACAGATCGGACAAGTCAGTTCCTCTGAGTAAGGAGTAGAAGAAGACGCCATGGCTCCCTTTGGTCGACTGGATTCACTCTGTTAGATAATCTGCAGTTTCAAATAATAACTTTCTGTTTCCTGGAAAACCACACCCCATTGAAACCTTATTTATCCTAAATGGTGTGTATTGTCACCCCCTTGTGGTGACAGATTAGAACTTGATGGCTGATTTTCCTCTTGTGCAGAATGATGGTCTATTTTAGAGACCAAGAATTCTTTTGTTGTAAAGTAACAAGGCTGCATACATGCTGTAACATTCAAACCCGGGTTAGATTTGACCACCTAAAATTCAAATGCACTTAAAGGGGacgttcgttttttttttattaaacctggaccttatttctggcataaaatacgttcatcaactcactgataacagtttgttgaaagtcggcgtcctacggatgctatttagatcactggagatcggcgtatatccatataacaggagagaacagggcagagacaatacagcctctaaataaggcattatctgtctttatttcaccaatactttaaagtATCCACaatacaacaaagcaaggctgctcaatttctccattgataaaataatttcacaactctacaacataaaaattcattaaaaaaaatgtagaatatagcatatactttgttgtctacagtagtagatcaaccctcatcttactttgaagctcccagaagtgacgtcaggcttgtgttgagaataataaactcctggactattttcaaacttccaaatgcatcgttttgtgagtacagaccatatttgtactactgtagaagtttggtgtcatggcatgtgattttagtgtggtaattttggagatactgccagggcccattaacccttgtacgaagctattcgggataactcagtaactcagctgatgttcagccaatatcgaaaaaactgcgggtgggctacttggctggatatcacggttcaaatgaccccagggtgaatctactccggagtatcgctttaagaccaatgaatgaatgaacgcgtactattgcactgttagctaagagctgccgtgttgttgttattgggggctatcggggggcttattgGAACTTTTTACACACGcggctgcagcacagctcatttacTCCGGTAAGGATGTCCATCATACTCAAAGTTGTCGTCCACGTCaccaaaatctgataaatatcctgctatGTTGCAAAAAAACTAGCAGCAACAAACTCCATCTGAAGTCAatcgactgtcacagagcacagagtgaatgagctgtgctgcgcGGCGCGCATTGATGACGTCTTCCCAGTAGACGTGTGTGCAGAAAGCTTCCGATAGCcgccgataacaacaacacggcagctctgtgctaacagtgcaatagtaagCGAGAGGCTTATATTTGTCTAATGAATTAGGCACTCAAAAAAATTGGAATAGAAAGTCCAGattcaaagaaagaaacaaagaacatgaacagcatcACAGAATGTGAATGACAGATTAGATCAAGAGTGGGAGTCCACAAACATGCTAACAACCCTGTGAATCTGTGCATAGTTACAGCAACAGCTATGAGCTAAACAATGAAGTCTTATAGTATTTAAACTAACTGAGACCTTTATTTCACAAATATTGGTAAAAGGCCTCTCTTTTCATATAAAGAGTCTCAAATTTTAGCTTTATAGATCCTACAAGATGTTGGCAACATTTGATAGATGATGTTCCCTATGCTGTAGATTTGTCAGCTGCACATTCAAGCTGTCAGTCAACTTCAGTGTCAACATCAACAACAATGTTAGTACTGGATTCAGATAGGACCTTTGCTTTGTGACAATTTagaataaaagtaaaataaacttTTGGAACAGTTGTGCATTGTGGACACAGAGG
This window contains:
- the LOC142390193 gene encoding zinc-binding protein A33-like — protein: MASSSTPYSEELTCPICLAIFSDPVILFCGHSFCRECITLSLSSQQQCPQCRTPVPTQMGHFHLTTNHILKSLAEKAKETERLKRESGKDEVSGWFCPEHEEKLKLFCITDQQLVCIICRDGAKHEGHKFKPVKEAAVSLKAELEAFVQQVSCDNVSIEKIATTQNEEITKSKEKFQQLMTQISSQFKEMHQFLKKREDEIKEELKLKMKDEAKKMSENLETIETTLSGGTELDKKVKLVLEMTDSEKFLKSWAEENSAKTARRAFRPRGTSFKVVNSSLSLMPYESHLQFFVWKEMLQVIQPRAEQLKFTTKGPAAVSVDGRSLLSACEQCQQYQYVQQPTSHSYNSYNYDQRQTYSDNNYYRTPRKYDKHSSAFSSNKFTSGQHYWEIDVGQKTYWEIGIEKHFLKYDGSTYTVFDGNGSKGLFHGSPKKIGKIGIYLNCSSQELSFYDADTMTHIHTVTQRYASQTLSAYLKIGNYKDNYPVMACWY